A window from Gottschalkiaceae bacterium SANA encodes these proteins:
- a CDS encoding histidine phosphatase family protein produces MLRVVLLRHGYSMGNKLHTLSGWHDVPLTVEGIEALRALQKSYPYPKTDGYCSSDLSRAYDTAKILFPDQEILKVNGFREIHFGIYEGMGIEEIDHDQFFDAWLAGAEVEEGESYVRFQERVMDGLKVLSQEMIASGKESLTLVCHSGVIRLIYSLCRKNNRANLFELPVPNGLGFELFFNFKDKQVELIEINRLKKIEEQ; encoded by the coding sequence ATGTTGAGAGTTGTATTACTTCGTCATGGTTATTCCATGGGGAACAAGTTGCATACCTTAAGTGGTTGGCATGATGTTCCGCTTACTGTAGAAGGGATTGAAGCCTTGCGGGCTTTGCAAAAATCTTATCCCTATCCAAAAACAGACGGGTATTGCTCAAGTGATTTGAGTCGTGCTTATGATACAGCGAAAATTCTTTTTCCAGACCAGGAAATTCTGAAGGTCAACGGATTTCGAGAAATTCATTTTGGCATTTATGAAGGAATGGGAATTGAAGAAATCGATCATGATCAGTTTTTTGATGCCTGGCTAGCAGGAGCCGAAGTGGAAGAGGGTGAAAGTTATGTTCGGTTTCAAGAGAGGGTGATGGATGGCTTAAAAGTTCTGAGTCAAGAAATGATAGCATCTGGTAAGGAGAGTCTCACTTTAGTTTGTCATTCAGGTGTAATTCGATTGATTTATTCCTTGTGCCGGAAAAACAATCGAGCCAATCTTTTTGAACTCCCAGTGCCTAATGGGTTGGGATTTGAGTTGTTTTTCAATTTTAAAGACAAGCAAGTAGAGTTGATAGAAATCAATCGTCTAAAGAAGATAGAAGAGCAATAG
- a CDS encoding glutathione peroxidase → MSIYSYPYTKLDGEESSLGEYQGKVLLIVNTASKCGFTPQYKGLELLYQTYSERGLVVLGFPCDQFANQEPLDGDDLANFCSLNYGVTFPLSQKIKVRGKEADPLYQYLIQEAPFTGADPSKPESKGFFTKMKGKFPKLFDGDSIKWNFTKFLIDRDGNVVSRFESPVTPDEIAASVEALL, encoded by the coding sequence ATGTCAATTTACTCATATCCATACACAAAGCTTGACGGGGAAGAAAGCAGTCTTGGTGAATATCAGGGCAAAGTTCTTCTTATTGTCAATACAGCAAGCAAATGCGGATTCACCCCACAGTATAAAGGGCTCGAATTGCTTTATCAGACCTATAGTGAGCGAGGACTCGTTGTCCTTGGTTTTCCATGTGATCAATTTGCCAATCAAGAACCCTTAGATGGTGATGATTTGGCGAATTTTTGTTCCTTAAATTATGGCGTTACTTTCCCCTTGTCCCAGAAGATCAAGGTACGAGGCAAAGAAGCTGACCCTCTCTATCAATACCTGATTCAGGAAGCACCCTTCACTGGTGCCGACCCTTCAAAACCAGAAAGCAAGGGTTTCTTTACAAAAATGAAGGGAAAGTTTCCAAAACTTTTTGATGGAGATTCAATCAAATGGAACTTCACCAAGTTTTTGATTGATCGGGATGGAAATGTGGTTTCTCGATTCGAATCACCGGTTACACCAGATGAAATTGCCGCCTCGGTTGAGGCCCTGCTGTAA
- a CDS encoding MgtC/SapB family protein translates to MITNEEILIRLLIALAFGGVIGFEREINRRPAGFRTHVLVSVGASLIMMISAYAFPNADPTRMAAQVVSGVGFLGAGTIIFSGDKIKGLTTAASIWLCAAIGLASGAGFYFAAGAASVLALLILLVAGALERVSAKKKYKHIRLTFHERTGLIADIGHIANMLNVLIKDIHMSQGDETVCMVDLVVDVPPNTSYSMLVLELSKIESVIEVV, encoded by the coding sequence ATGATTACAAATGAAGAAATACTGATTCGATTATTAATAGCATTGGCATTTGGTGGTGTGATTGGATTTGAACGGGAAATCAATCGACGACCGGCTGGGTTTCGTACTCATGTTCTTGTAAGCGTAGGGGCATCGTTGATTATGATGATTTCTGCTTACGCATTTCCGAATGCGGATCCGACGCGGATGGCAGCTCAAGTTGTCAGTGGTGTGGGTTTCTTAGGAGCGGGCACAATTATCTTCAGTGGAGATAAAATTAAGGGATTGACGACGGCTGCCAGTATTTGGTTGTGCGCTGCTATCGGATTGGCTTCAGGTGCAGGTTTCTATTTTGCTGCAGGAGCCGCAAGCGTACTGGCATTGCTTATTCTTTTGGTTGCAGGTGCTTTAGAACGGGTTAGCGCTAAGAAAAAGTATAAGCATATACGTTTGACTTTCCATGAGCGAACGGGATTGATTGCAGATATTGGGCATATCGCAAATATGTTAAATGTCTTGATCAAGGACATCCATATGAGTCAGGGGGATGAAACGGTTTGTATGGTAGATTTGGTGGTTGATGTTCCACCGAATACGTCTTATAGTATGTTGGTGTTGGAATTATCGAAAATTGAAAGTGTTATTGAAGTTGTCTAG
- a CDS encoding aldehyde dehydrogenase, with the protein MKLSNEDFAKLAVKEQKNLFQSGKTLSYDFRKRQLIRLKTAIKSYEKPLIHALEKDFHKPAFESYVTEIGQAYEEINFALKHLKRWMKPERRHTPITQFPSRSYIYPEPRGTVFVIAPWNYPFNLVILPLIGAIAAGNTVILKSASEVPHTSGVICEMIGTTFEPNYVLALTGDANITQAFLHEPLDHVFFTGSMRVGKIIMQKAAENLIPVTLELGGKSPAIVHELHNPKVIAQRIAWGKFINAGQTCVAPDYILVKEELKEPLIKALIDVLHEFYGEITPDHKDYAHIINEKHYNRLKGYLTEGNIRFGGDTDEDALFIAPTLMDEISEKAKVMKDEIFGPILPILTYQTIEEAIQIVCQQPDPLALYLFSENQVIIDRIISRVPFGGGAINDTISHLGTSYLAFGGRGRSGMGSYHGVKSFETFSHHKSILRKHKRYGISLAYPPYTKEKHKILRTLEKHRLLKKFIK; encoded by the coding sequence ATGAAACTAAGCAATGAGGACTTTGCAAAACTCGCAGTTAAAGAACAAAAGAATCTCTTTCAAAGTGGCAAAACACTTTCCTATGATTTCCGCAAACGACAGTTGATCCGACTAAAAACTGCCATTAAATCATATGAAAAGCCCTTAATTCATGCATTAGAGAAAGACTTTCACAAGCCCGCCTTCGAATCCTACGTAACTGAAATTGGACAGGCTTATGAAGAAATCAACTTTGCCCTCAAACATCTAAAAAGGTGGATGAAGCCAGAGCGTAGACACACGCCAATCACACAATTTCCTTCCCGTTCTTATATATACCCCGAGCCAAGAGGAACCGTTTTTGTTATTGCGCCTTGGAATTATCCATTTAATCTCGTCATTTTGCCTTTAATCGGTGCCATAGCTGCGGGTAATACAGTTATCTTGAAATCCGCTTCCGAAGTTCCCCACACATCCGGCGTCATCTGCGAAATGATCGGAACAACCTTTGAACCAAATTATGTCCTTGCGCTGACTGGTGACGCAAATATCACTCAAGCTTTTTTACATGAGCCCCTGGATCATGTTTTCTTTACGGGCAGCATGCGAGTCGGGAAAATCATCATGCAAAAAGCTGCCGAAAATCTAATTCCCGTTACCTTGGAACTTGGCGGAAAAAGTCCGGCCATCGTTCATGAACTTCATAATCCCAAAGTTATCGCGCAACGCATTGCATGGGGAAAATTCATAAACGCAGGCCAAACCTGCGTAGCCCCCGATTATATATTGGTAAAAGAAGAATTAAAGGAACCACTAATCAAAGCCTTGATTGATGTGTTGCATGAATTTTATGGTGAAATAACTCCAGATCACAAGGATTACGCTCATATTATCAATGAAAAGCATTACAATCGACTCAAAGGCTATCTCACTGAAGGAAATATACGCTTCGGTGGAGATACCGATGAAGATGCACTCTTCATTGCTCCTACCTTGATGGATGAAATTTCAGAAAAAGCCAAAGTCATGAAGGATGAAATATTTGGTCCGATTCTTCCGATTCTAACCTACCAAACGATCGAAGAAGCCATACAAATCGTCTGCCAGCAACCAGATCCTTTGGCACTTTATCTCTTCTCAGAAAATCAAGTGATCATCGATCGCATAATTTCTCGAGTTCCATTTGGCGGCGGCGCCATCAATGATACCATCTCCCATTTGGGTACCTCATATTTAGCCTTTGGAGGCAGGGGCAGAAGTGGCATGGGCAGCTACCATGGTGTTAAAAGTTTCGAAACATTTAGCCATCACAAGTCAATTTTGAGAAAACACAAACGCTACGGCATCTCTCTGGCTTATCCGCCTTATACGAAAGAAAAACACAAAATCCTTCGCACACTTGAGAAGCATCGGCTTTTAAAAAAATTCATTAAATAG